DNA sequence from the Falco peregrinus isolate bFalPer1 chromosome 16, bFalPer1.pri, whole genome shotgun sequence genome:
AAGGTGCCCGAGCCAGAACAGGATGGATGCAAGAAGGGAAGCAGGTgctggtctctgctcccagTGGGCTCCCTCTGCTGACAGCCACCTCGGCCAGGCCCCCACGCCACTGCTGCACACCCACTTTGAATGATGCCCCAGacaccttctccctcctctgACCCAAAatttgcactggaaaaaaaatctgccccCAAAATTCATGATCCTGCCCCAAGAAGCTGGCACAggctcagagctgctggccTCGCTGGAGGGAAGCGTGGACCACAGCCCATGGCACAGCATGAGTCCCGTGCCCCAACCCAAGCCACCTGCTTGAACCACAAGAGCATTTTGtgacacacatatatatataaataaaaatgaaatatttaatttcctttttttaaaaaaggaatccCTGACAAAGTGCTTTACTGAGGATCCTCACCAGTGAGGCAGGAGGTGGAAGGTGTTTACAGGGAGTGTGCATGACagcaggggaaactgaggcacagaatgGCTACGTCCACAGTGGCTCACCCTGGCAGGGGACCTGGCTGCTCTCAGACTTGTGCCGTGGCCACCAGCCCCACTTCTCCCCCCAGGACAGCCCATACGCACCACGAGCGCTGTGAGTGCCATGGGGCCACCAGTCCGTGTACTGAGAAGGTTCACCAAGGTCATGGTCTCTGGAAAGGCTTCAGGAGCGCTGCCCAGCTCCCTGGCACTGTCACCGCAGGGGGATCACCCGCTCGGGTGCCAGACGGCAGTGGATTGAGGGGGACGGGGCCACCGTGACCACGATTTGGGAGGCTGCTGGTTTGGGAGAGCAGCTCCGGAGACATGGGAAGCAGTGAGCCCCGGGCTGTGCAGCCAGCTGGCCCTGGCACGTCGAGCGGTGGCCGTCCTGCGCCCTGGCTTGGCCAGCCCCTGTGGCCAGGCAGGGGGCACAGACCCCCTGGGCAGGCTCCAGCCTCGGGTTGTGGGGTCCAGCACGCCTGGGCCATGCATGCGCTGGACAGCCTGGAGCACGGgatcagcagcagctcttcttgGGCTTGTTGTTGGGAGTGAGTTTGATGGAGTCGGTTAAATAACTCTCAAAAATTCCtttatactggaaaaaaacagagaagagatgGAGTGAGTGGCATCAGCCCAGAGCCAGCCTGAGTGGAGCAAAGGACTGGGAGCACCGGTTCAGTCCCGATTTGTGATAAAAGACAAAATCCAAGGAGAAAACGTCCAGCTCAGCCAAGGAGTGAGGCCACCCCGCTTGCTTGGCGTGGGGACACGAAGGTCCCCATGGGCTGGCCACTAGAGGACAGTGCTGGCGCACCGTGGGGAAGAGAAATGGCAAGTCTTACTCTTTTCTAAAAAACTGGTTTAAGAtccatttaaagaaatgaaacactgaCGCTTTTTCCTGGGGCTTTCCTACACGTTATAAACCGAAGCTATCCCAGCTcagcgggtgggctgggagggtcTGTCAGATCAGCTCCCCGGGCTGAATCCGGCTCCCATCCAAATCCCTGCTGCGGGCACGGAGCTGGTGCAGGAGTGATGCTCACCGTTGTTAACGCCTGCTTCGCGAGGGTCTCGAAAGCCTCTGCGACGTTGATGTTGTTCTTGGCACTGACTTCAAAATAAGGGATGTCTTTCTCCTTGCACCAGGCTGAAGCGATTTCCTTGGGTACCTGCGGGAAAAGCGGCTGGAGCCAGAGCGCAGCACTGCGCAGGGCTGCCCATAGCtgcgggggtggtggtggaggggacGGAGGGGACCCTCCTCACCCACCCAGGCACTGCTGGGTGAGGGCAGGATgctggcagtgcaggcagctgagATGCTTAAAATTCCTGCTGCCTTCAGTAGGGACAGTCTCTGCGCCGAGGGTGGCGTGGGGGTTGCTGCTTATGCTCTCCGAGAGGCATGGAGGGGGCGGCAGCACTGGGTgcccagcagcgccctggctgGGAGCCCTGGTTTTCGTGTGAGCAGAGGAAGAAGGCTGGTTCTGCCAGCAGAGGATCAGCACTCGTATGCTTGTTGGGGCACAAAGGCACCCCGCTTTCTCTCCTCTGCCCTTACCTGCCGATCACAGAGGTCTATTTTGTTCCCCAGCACGACCATGGGGAAATCATGCTCCCTTGGAATGACCTTCTCCAGAAAGTCATCTCTCCAGTTGTCCAGGGATTCAAAGGACTCCCTGTCGGTCACGTCGAAGGCCAGCATGCAGCCATCTGAGCCTTTGTAAAAGGTCGACACCATGGATCGGAATCGCTCCTGTCCCCCTGTGTCCCAGATCTAGGGCAGAGAAGGGCAGGGGTACAGACACACGACACGAGCGGCATGGGTGTTtgcagccctgggctctgccaAGCTCAGGGGACCAGCTTCAGGGAGTGCTGAGCCCCCAAAACTCATGTGGGATTTCAGTGTAGTtcagggatgctcagggctgCTGCAAGTCAGGCCCTGCAAATCCAGCCCCGCACCCCAGGACACCCGTAGGGACAGCAGGACGTGATGGGACACACGTGCCTGCGGGAGCGGGACAGGGACCCCGAGCAGTCTCAGCCCTGCTCACCTGCAGTTTCAGGGGGGTGTTGTCCACCGCGAGGACTTTGGTCAGGATGCTGGCGCCCAGCGTGGTGCGGTAATCCTCGTAAAACGTCTTGTGCACGTACTGGTGCAGGAGGGAGGTTTTGCCCACGctggtgggagggaagggaggtgcGTCAGGCTTCGCAGCCGGGCAGTCACAGCAAGGACGGGGGCTGCACACCCACAGGCTCCCAGGCCAGTGCACATGTGGGGCTCTGCGCCCCTCACCAGCGCCACTCCTTACCCCAGAGCTCCTATGATAATTATCTTCAGGTCCACCTTCTTGCTGGCATCCATGGACGGGCCCTGTGGGATGAGGGGGtcacccagctgcagggatgggacCAGCTCCCGGCGAGCCCCGTGGTGCTGGTGGAGGTGTGGGAACAGCCGCTGGccccccacagcctctccccactcccaccccgGCCAGCCCAGGGCCCTGTCTGCCACCACGTCTGCACCGCGCCAGCACCGTGTCCACACTGTGCCAGCACCACGTCTGCACCATGCCAGCACCGTGTCCATGCCATGTCAGCGCTGTGTCCGCACCGTGCCAGCGCTGCGTCCATGCCGTGCCAGCACTGTGCCCGTGCCATGCCAGCACCACATCCATGCCGTGCCAGCACTACGTCTGTGCTGTGTCAGCACGGTGTCTGCGCTGTGCCAGCACCGTGCCAGCACCATGTCTGTGCCATGCCAGCACCACATCCATGCCATGCCAGCACCATGTCTgtgccagcaccctgctgcgCTCGTGTCCTGGCGGTGGTGGGTGTAGACACGCCGGTGCCGAGCCCAGCCCACATCACTGCCTGGCACCGGCTCCCCAGGTGTCAGTGCACGTCCGGACATGCCACTGCGCCGCACCAAATCATCACCATTTAAAGCTGCTGTGAGCAacttccctgcctctccctctAAAGTGCAGCCTCTCCTCCCAAACCTGGCCCACACCGGGGGTCTGGggaaaattatgtttattaaAGATTGCGGCTGGATGGACTTTCTTGGGTGCCCCAAGCACAGCCCAGGGATGCCACCCAGCCTGGGAGCACCCCAAAAGGCTCCCTGCGGGCTGCGTCCCCAACATGTCCTGCTGTCCCCACGTGCTCTGTGCCTGGCCATCCCCAGGCAGGAGCCCTGGGCACCTCCAGCAGACCCTCTCCCCAGGCAGGGACAAGCATCCCCCGGCGGTCTCAGCAGCCCTGTCCGCCTGGCAGCGTcaggctctgctccagccaagGCGCAGATGGAAACACTTTCTGACAGCCTCATCCCTGCATTTTTCACCGATGCGCTGGCCAGCCCCACACCGCTCCCCTCGGCTCATCCCCCCCTGCCAGGGTGGCTCTCGGCCGTGGGGACCAGGGTCTCCCACCCCCCTCTGtcaccccagcccagccgcgGGCATCATCCTTGGCACAGGCAGAGCCTCGTGTCTCAGCACGCACAAACTTTCCAGCCCTTTTGCCAGCGCCGGCATGCTTTCTCAGAAGCCAGGCGGTTTAAAACTCAAAATGGAGTTTCCCAACCTTTTGTGCCCGCCGGCTGCTGCTCCGGGGGTCCCCTGCTCGGCCATGGTGCCAACCACAGCCCCGGGGGGGCGGAGGGGATGGAGGGCAGCGCACTCACCTGCCGGGGCATCCGTCTGCCGGCTGGCCAAGGCTCTCGCTCCGCTCCAGGCGGAGTCCCGGGGAGGGGAGAGGCGAGAGAGGAGGATCCAGGAGAGGGTGGCCGGCCCTGGCGctgcttccctcctgcctgccccgcGAAGGCTGCGGGCCCCGTGCCGTGACATCAGCAGAAAGGGGCCGAGATCCTGCCGGAGCGGGGATAGGAGCCACTGGCGGCACTGGGGTGTCACGGCACTTCCCTCGGTCTGAGAGCGGAAAGAGAATGAGCTTCCCCTCCTCCGCTGGGGTTTGGGATTGACTTTTGGCTTCTCCTCTCACTCGGAGACATCCAGACCCCTTTACCCACCCCCCCGGGACCCCTTCTCTACGCTCCTGCTGGGGTATTTATTTAGAACTGAGAACAAAAGCCCAGCTGGGCTATCGGCAGCATCCCCGGGGCTGTGGGAACCACCCTGGACTTTGCTCGGGCAGCTCCGGTGGCGTGGGATGGGATAAGCGGCTTTGGGAGCTGGAGACAGAGCAGGGATGGCAGCAGGcgaggtggggctggggggtcggTCAGAGGGGGGGAGCGGAGGGGCAGGGGCGGCTTGGAGGGGGCTGTGGGCTCGGCGTAGTTTTGTCTCCTTTTGCAggtgggagaggggcagggtgggaagcaGGAGCATTTGCAGCCCCGCGGTACTCCATGCCACATCCCTGCAACCCCCAGTCCTTAGGGGCTCCCACCAAGCACCCACGGCCAACACCAGCACCCCACAAGCACTCTAAAAGGAGGGGACCGCATCAGGATGGGAACCCCCATAACCAGAGCTGGTGGCATCTCCTGGAGGATGTGTTTAGCCGGCAAGTGGGATTTCAGGGATCTTAGCTGCCACCATGGAGCAATCGAGGAAGCCTCTGGCCATTTCTGCGAGCATCAGGCTAGTGGCCGGGGCTGTCTGGCATGGGAAAACCTGCTAGCCACGGCTGCAAAGCTGTTCTTCCCACCATGCAAGGGCAGGTCCTGGGCTTTTGCCAAGCATTTGATAGGATTTGGGATTTGCACTAGGAGTGGGGTGAGCCCCCCCATCTGTGACACCTCCTGGCTCCCTCAACCTGAACAACTGTTGGTGGCCTCGGAGGGACCTCATGTCCAGGCACAGGGTCCCTCCAAAGCcacctgcttttgcttttacacTGGCTGCCCgcttttgtagatttttttcctctgtagacATCCCTTATGGGATCTCAGGGAAGACACTGCACTCAGCAGGAGGAACCCTTCTCCTCCTCATTCCCAGGTGTAATTTTAGGACCTGTCTGgccagaaaaatctgtttttccccCCACAGGGCAGGCACTGGGAGgagctgggatgcagcaggaggAGCACCCGAGCCAGTTCTCACCAGCGGTGGGTAAGAGGCTGATGTTTCCCTGGAGCAGGTCTCTCCTAACCCATTTTCAGCCTATTTTCACCGTGCTGCCTCACCTTTGCCCTTGCAGGGAGACTTTGTTGTCCAGCCTGCTCTCTGACTACTTCTGCCCTCATTCTTCTCCACGTGTCCCCCCAAGCCTGGTGGGATGGAGGTTGCTCACTCAATCAGATGATCAGTGCCTCCCCATGCCAGTGGAGATGGGGCTTGTGGTTGCATTGCTACAGCTGATGCCTGCAACCACTTCTGCTTTCGGGCAGGAGGGGCCATACCCATCAAGGCAtgcagcccaggcacagcaccagctccggcttttgtttcatttcacaagaaaaggaattttcccAAAGCTCCTGCTCTCCTCGCTGCTCCTGGCGTGTTCTTCACCCTGGGTGAAGGCAGTGGGAGCGGTGGTGATGGCCAAGTGGAGGTGATGGCCAAGATGTTGCTCAGCAGTTCCTGCAACTACAGCTACAACCCAGTCCTGATTGCTTCACTGAGTCAGCACTTCTGAGGAAAAAGAGTGGGGTTCGTGCCCTGTGACTATGAGGAAGATGTCACAGCTGAGAGACAACGaaacacaggctgggggctgccacaTCCAGAGGAAAGGCTTGCGTGGACAAGGAGAGGACAGGCTGTTCCCTGCGGCAAGGCTCACAGGGCAGGGAGagtgagggaaggggaagaaagcaaaaggcgTCCAAGTGACCAAACTGTTCCCTACGGCTGTTTGGCACCTCTGCTCCCCGGGGGCCAGTGGGAGTCAGATTGCTCCCTATTGGGATGCTCAATATTGGCTGGAGCAACATCCCTGGAACATCTGCTGTGTGTGGGGAGGAGGGCTGGCGAGGACCCCCCAAAACATGCCAGGAAGGCACGGGATGCTCTGGTGAACCCAAGAGCCCATGGCACTGGAGAAATCTTGGTTAAGTCCAGGCTGGACCACCTCTCGCTGCATTCGGGGGCTACTGGGTGGTCCCTTATCATGCTGGGGAAGCTGTATGCTCCTCTGCCTACAGCTGCAGTGATGGCTGGGTGCCCAGCAGCGCCTTGGCATGGTGAGAGTTAAGctggaagagggagaggagacCTTTGTCCAGCTGCCCTGGCATCTTATCTGCGCTGAGCCTGGGGAAGGTGCAGCTGAGGTGAAGTCAATACAGGAACCAGTTACAGGAGGCATATGCTGGTCAGTGGCACAATCAGTGTTTCTGAGTAAGgcaggtaatttttttcattgcaggcGACAAGTTTACAACTGAATTTTCCAACGCACTCAGACCCAGCCCTGAAGTCTGCTCAGATCTGGGAAAACCGCAGCAGGAGCAAAGCCTGGCCCCGGCTGCGGGGACCCCGGCACCTCGATGCCAGCCCACTGCAGGGCCTCACGTCAGCGTCAGCGAGGAAAGCTGAGCAAAGGCGCGGATAAAAATAACTCTTCACTGCGCTTCCCTTTCTCACAGCCTTCCATGCCTGTCTTGGGATGCATCACGCATGAGCCACGATTGCTCATGCTTTCTCCCACATCCCTTGCACCATCAGCAAGTCACACACGCTACAGTGACTCACAGGGacccccagggccagcagccccccacgGCCCTCCAGACCCCCATCCTctgagccagcccagcccacgGCCGCTGGCCGCAGCCTGCCAGCTGGTTTGCCCTCTCTCGCTTCCAGCACTCACCAACCATAGATTCTTTGCAAGTGCCCGGGGATCAAAGCCAAATTCACTGGAAACCACCGGTTGTTCCGGGAGTTTTGCGG
Encoded proteins:
- the RAB7B gene encoding ras-related protein Rab-7b produces the protein MPRQGPSMDASKKVDLKIIIIGALGVGKTSLLHQYVHKTFYEDYRTTLGASILTKVLAVDNTPLKLQIWDTGGQERFRSMVSTFYKGSDGCMLAFDVTDRESFESLDNWRDDFLEKVIPREHDFPMVVLGNKIDLCDRQVPKEIASAWCKEKDIPYFEVSAKNNINVAEAFETLAKQALTTYKGIFESYLTDSIKLTPNNKPKKSCC